TCGCCTTCACCTTCCGACGCCTCTTCGGCTTCGGCGGCGAGATCGGCTTCGGTGATCCAGCCGGCCAGCAGGCGAGCCTGCACGACCATCTGTTCGGCTTCGACACGCGAGACTTCGAGCTTCGAAAACAGGCCTTCGAACTTCTTCGTTTCGCCGTTCTTGCGCTCGGACCAGCCGACGAGATCGTCGGCGGCGCAGCCGGCGAAGTCCTCGATCGTCTTGATGCCGTCCTCGCCGAGGGCGACCATCATCTGTGCGGTCATGCCGTTGATCTCTCGCAGCTCGTCGGAGACGCCGAGCGCCTTGCGCTTCTCGTCCATTTCGGCTTCGAGCTTTTCGAGATATTCGCGGGCGCGGGTCTGGATTTCCTGCGCCGTATCTTCGTCGAAACCATCGATCGAGGAGATTTCGTCGAGATCGACGTAAGCCAGTTCCTCGACGGCGGCAAAGCCTTCCGAGGCCAGAACCTGACCGACCATCTCATCGACGTCGAGCGCGTCCATGAACAGGTTCGTACGCTCGTTGAATTCCTTCTGACGGCGTTCCGATTCCTCGGCTTCCGTCATGATGTCGATATCCCAGCCGGTCAGCTGCGAAGCGAGGCGGACGTTCTGGCCGCGGCGGCCGATGGCAAGCGAAAGCTGCTCGTCCGGAACCACGACTTCGATGCGCTCTGCATCTTCGTCGAGAACGACCTTGGCGACTTCGGCCGGCTGCAGCGCGTTGACGACGAAGTTCGCCGGCTCGCTGGACCAGGGAATGATGTCGATCTTTTCACCCTGCAGCTCGCCGACGACGGCCTGAACGCGCGAACCGCGCATACCGACGCAGGCGCCGACCGGATCGATCGACGAGTCGTTCGAGATGACGGCGATCTTGGCGCGAGAGCCCGGATCGCGGGCAACCGACTTCACCTGGATGATGCCGTCGTAGATTTCCGGCACTTCCATGGTGAAGAGCTTGACCATGAACTGCGGATGCGTGCGCGAGAGGAAGATCTGCGGGCCGCGCTGCTCGCGACGGACGTCGTAGACATAGGCGCGGACGCGATCGCCGTAGCGGAAGTTCTCGCGCGGGATCATTTCGTCGCGGCGGATGATGCCTTCGCCACGGCCGAGATCGACGATGACGTTGCCGTATTCGACGCGCTTGACGGTGCCGTTGACGATTTCGCCGACACGGTCCTTGAATTCGTCGAACTGGCGGTCTCGCTCGGCTTCGCGCACCTTCTGCACGATGACCTGCTTGGCCGACTGGGCAGCGATGCGGCCGAAATCCATCGGCGGCAGCGGATCGGCGATGAAATCGCCAAGAGCTGCGTCCGGGTTGCGGTCGCGGGCCAGTTCCAGCGGGATCTGAGTGGAATAATCTTCGGCCTTCTCGACGACTTCGAGCAGACGCTGCAGACGAATCTCACCCGTCTTCGGGTTGATGTCGGCGCGGATGTTCGATTCCGTGCCGTAACGCGAGCGCGCGGCCTTCTGGATCGCATCCGCCATTGCGGCAAGCACGATCTCGCGGTCGATGACCTTTTCGCGCGCCACTGCATCTGCGATCTGCAGAAGTTCTAGCCGGTTCGCACTGACTGCCATTGTTCTTAGTCTCCGTCTTCCTGCCTTCAGGTTTCCCGTTCCGTCAGGCGGTTCGTTGATCGGTTATTCCTGGTCGTCCGCTTCGTTCTGGTTCGCTGCCTCGGCTTTCGCCAGCTTGTCGGCGCGCAGCGCGTCGCGGATGAGATCGTCCGTCAGGATCAGCTTGGCTTCGGCCAGCGTGCTGAACGGAATGGTCACCTTGGGCTCCTCGCCATAGGCGACCTGGTCGCGTTCGATCGTGAAGCCGTCATTGTCGACGGCGGCGATCTTGCCGCGGAAACGCTTGCGGTTATCGACGAGGATCGACGTTTCGCACTTGACGATGTGGCCGATCCAGCGTTGAAAATCCGACTTTCGCACCATCGGGCGGTCGATGCCGGGCGAAGACACTTCGAGATGATACGCCTTATCGATCGGATCTTCCACATCCAGAACCGGAGAAATGGCCATGGAGACCTCTTCGCAGTCCTCGACGGTCATGGTGCCGTCGTTGCGCTCGGTCATGACCTGCAGCGTCAGCCCGTTCAGATTGAGGAGGCGCACGCGCACCAGGCGGAAGCCCATGCCCACAAGCACAGGCTCGATGATCGCGGCGACGCGCTGATCAAGGCCGGTTTCGACGATCAGCCGGGGTTCATTGGTATTGTCTGCGTTTGTCACGTCCGACAAGCATTCACTCCTGCATTGTTCATGCATTGGGAGATCGCGCTAATAAAAAAGAGCGGGTCCTTGCGGCCCACTCTTCATCACACGATCAAGAATTTGATGCGGATATAAGCCTCTTTCCGGCAAATTGCAAGGCATTCGCGCCGAAAGCCTTTTCCGCAGCTATTTCAGCACACCCAGCATCGAGCTGTCGGGATAGCAGGTGGGCTTCATGCCGCTCTTTTCCTGCCACTGGCCGATCGAGCGCCTGGTCTTGTAGCCCGGCAGGCCGTCGGTGCCGCCGACATCGTAGCCTTTGTGCTCCAGAACCTTCTGCATATTAGCGACGTCAGAGCGCAGCATCTTGCCGACATCGCCCCATTTTTCCTGGAAGGCGCCGCTGCCATTGGCAATGCGGTCGGCGAGATTGCCGATATAGAGGCCGTAGAGATCGGAATTGTTGTATTCCTTGATGACGTAGAAATTCGGCGTGACGATGAATTCCGGCCCGTCGCGGCCCGCCGGCACCAGCATCATGCCGCTGGCGCGCATTTCGTCCGCCGGGAGGGCCTTGCCGGAAACCGGTTTGATCCCGAGCGAGGCCCATTGCGAGATCGGCTTGGCGAGATCAGGCCCCTCCTGCGCACAGGACACGTTCTGCGGAATGGTCACTTCGTATCCCCAGCCACGACCGCGCTGCCAACCCTTCTCAACCATGTAGTTGGCTATGGATGCCAGGGTGTCCGGCACCGAAGTCCAGATGTTGCGGTGGCCGTCGCCATCGAAATCGACGGCATATTTCAGATAGTTGGTCGGCATAAATTGCGGCTGGCCGAGCGCGCCGGCCCAGGAGCCCTTGAACTGATCGGGCGTGACGTCGCCATGCTCGAGAATGCTCAGGCCAGCGATTAGCTCATTGCGGAACATATCCTTGCGCGTCGACATGAAAGCCTTCGTCGCCAGGACCTGAATTGCGGAATTCGGCAGTTTGGCGGCGCCGAAGCCGGTTTCGCGGCCCCAGATGGCAAGCAGGATCGGCCCCGGAACGCCATAGGTCTTTTCGATCCGCCGCAGCACCGGCCCGTATTGCGAGGCGAAGCTTCGCCCCGTTGCGGCCAATTTCTGCAGCCGTCCCTCATTGAAGTAGGGGGCGGGAGAGGAGAATTCGGCCTGGCTCTGCGCCTGTTGCTTCGGCTTCGGGAAGCCCGGCGGTTCGAGATCAGGCAGATCCCAGTTCAACGTCACGCCGGCAAAGGCAGCCTGGAAGGTCTTCTCCGAAATTCCGGTCTTTCGCGCCTCCGGCCAGAGATCCTTCTGGATCCAGGCCTGGAACTGCGCTTCGACATCGGTTTTCGAGACGGCGAGCGCGGGGAGGGGGAGGAGGGCGAAGAGGAGGATGAGCAACCGCAGAACGTGCCGCGAGATACCCCCCTCTGTCCCTTTCGGGACATCTTTCCCACAAGGGGGGAGATTGTTGGCGGCGGGCTTCGCGCCATACCGAAGGTCTGAAGTTTCTGCGATTGGATCGTCAAATTGTTTGGCGAAGACGGCGCCACGGGCGACCAATCTCCCCCCTTGTGGGGGAGATGTCACGAAGTGACAGATGGGGGTATGCACTCTCCTCATACTCAGTTATCTCCGCCTCAAATCGCCGTCCGCGCCCTCAGCGCCGCCGCAAGCGTGCCTTCGTCAAGATAATCGAGCTCGCCGCCAACGGGCACGCCATGGGCAAGGCGGGTGATCTTGACCTCGAGGCCATCAAGCTGGTCGGTTATATAGTGTGCTGTAGTTTGCCCTTCGACCGTTGCGTTGACGGCGATGATGATCTCGCGGATGCCGCCTTCGCTGACGCGCGCGATTAGCCCGCGAATGTTGAGATCGTCAGGTCCGACGCCATCGAGCGGCGACAGGACGCCGCCGAGAACGTGATAGGCGGCGTTCATCGCACCTGATCGTTCCAGCGCCCAGAGATCGGAGACGTCCTCGACCACGATGATAACGGATTGGTCGCGCCGTTCGTCGGTGCAGACGGTGCAGGGATCGACGGTATCGACATTGCCGCAGCGCGAGCAGATCTTCACTTTATCATAGGCATCGCCCATGGCATGGGAGAGCGGCCCGAGCAGCTGGTCCTTCTTCTTGATCAGATGCAGCGCCGCGCGGCGCGCCGAGCGCGGCCCAAGGCCCGGCACCTTTGCCAGAAGCTGGATGAGTTTTTCGATTTCGGGGCCGGTGACTCGCTTTGCCATGGGAGGCTTTTAGCTCATATGCTCAAGGAACGGAATCACGGAAGGGATGGTGGAGCAATGAAAATTCTGGCCGTTTGCTGTGGTGCTCCGGAAACGCTGCCGGGCAAGAAGGCGAAGACCGGGATCAACAAGCACGCGGTCAGCGGTGCCGTCATGATCGACGAGCTGGGGCTGCTCGGCGATGCCATCTGCAATCGCAAGCATCACGGCGGCCGTGATCAGGCCGTCTATGTCGAGGGCTCGCTGACTCTGGACTGGTGGGCAAGCGAGCTTGGGCGATTGCTGAACCCCGGAGCCTTTGGCGAAAACCTCGTCATCGAAGGCCTGGACAATTGCAAGATCGCTGTCGGCGATCAATTCATAGCTGGCGATCTTGTTATGGAAGTGACCTCGGCCCGCATTCCCTGCTCCACCTTCGCGGCCAAGATGGGCGATCCGCAATTCGTCAAGCGATACATCCGGGCGGGGCGGCCCGGCATCTATTGCCGCGTTCTTGCGAGCGGCACGGTGAGCGCTGATATGCCGGTCACCTACCTGCCCTATGCCGGAGAGAGGGTAACCATGCCGGAAATGATGGCGACATTCGGCAGGCGATTATCGCCGGAGGATCGGGCGCGCTATCTGGCGGCGCCCATCCATCACAAGCTGCGTGCGCTCATCGAAAGCGACGCAGCAGTCTGAAATCACCGCATGGCAATCGCAACGGCCGCGCCTGCCATGGTGCCGGCGCTGGCCCTGTTGGCGATACGCACAGCTCGGCGACTCCTAAGGAAAGTTCTGGCTTTGGCCGCCAGCATCGCCCAGGAGAGGTCGATGACGACAAGCACCGCAAACATCGTCGCAACCAGCTCGGCCCAGCCCGAAATCGTCACGCCATGCAGATCGATGATCGAGGGCAGCAGCGCCACGTAAAATACCATAATCTTTGGATTGCCCATGGTAACCGTGAAGCCTGCGAGGAAGAGGCGCGTTGCCGATTGCTCGTCCGGTAGTTCCTCTCCCGCCGTATCGGAGGAAGCAAACCACATTTTCCAGGCGAGATAGAGCAGGTAGGCGACACCGAGCCACTTGATGACAACGAAGGCCAAATGGAAGGCTTCGGCAATGGTCGCAAGGCCGGCAACGGCGCAGGTGAGCCAGATCGCCTCGCCGAGCCACATGCCGGACAGGAACGGCAGTACGTTGCGCGCGCCCTTCGTCAGCACGCGCGCCACGAGTGCCGCGATGTTCGGTCCCGGCGATCCCGCCGCAATGAACAAGGCACCGGCAAAAACAAGCAGCGTCGATAGGCTCATCGCATTCCCTCCGGTCAGGCACGCCAGACGATCTCTGAAAGAAGGGGCCAGAAATAGCATTCCGGCGCGGCTTTTCCAAATGCCCGATTTGCGGTTAGCCAAGCTGGCCACGAAAGCGCTCGAAGATTGCCTTTCCCTCAGGCCAATTCCCTAGTCCCGATGCCGCATTGATATGCCCGCGTGGCCCGACATCGACGAAGGCGCTGCCCCAGCTTTCGGCGCTGCGACGCGCATGGTCGAAGGAGCCAAAAGGATCGTCGGTGCTGGCGACGAGCAGGGATGGAAAGGGCAGGCGCCGCTTCGGCGGATTGGCAAAACTGCCGGCCTCGGCAAGATAGATTTCTCCCGTGGGATCGGGCGCGGCCACCATGAACGCGCCAAGGATCGCCGTCTTCTTGAGTAGCGCCCAATGGGCGATCAGCTGGCAGGCAAGGCTGTGCGCGATCAGGATCGGCGGCGTTTTGGAGCGGGAGATTTCGCGCTCGAGCGCGGTAATCCAATCCGAAAGTATCGGTCTGTCCCAGCTCGACGGCTGGAAGCGTCGCATGGTCGGATCGTCCCGTTCCCATAATGTCTGCCAATGATTTTCGCCCGAGCCGCCCAGCCCCGGCAGCGTGATGATGTCGCTCATGCCAATCCTTTCCCCATGGTCTCTCACGAAGAAAAGCTGGCATGTCGGGATGTCGATTGACATTGCAATCCATCGGATAAAACTTGCCCCAACCGATGAATTGAAGGTCAGCAATGGATACTATCGAAAGAGGGTTGGATCCGACGGATCTATCGATCATCGAAATCCTGCAACAGGACGGACGAATCTCGGTATCGGAGCTCGGCCGTCGCGTAGGCTTGTCGCAGCCGGCGGCATCGGAGCGGCTGAAGCGGCTGGAGGAGCGTGGCGTAATTGCAGCTTATCGCGCTGTCATAGATCCCGCTGCCGTCGGGCTCGGCATGATGGCGGTCATCCGGCTGCGCACCACGCATGAGCATATCCGGCCGTATCTGAAGCAGTTTTCGGAAATGCCTGAAATTATCGAAGTGCTGAGGCTGACGGGCGAGGATTGCTTCCTGCTCAAGGTTCTCGTGCCGACACCATCGGACCTTGAAACCATCGTCGATTCCATTGCCCGTCATGGCGCGGTGACAACATCGCTGGTGCTGCGAAACGAACCCATAAAGGCGATCGGCCGCGATCTCATTCGCAAGGCGGCCGCCCGCTCAAAGAAATAGTCTCGCCTCAGAACGGCAGCTTGAAGCCCGGTGGGATCGGCAGGCCTGCGGTCAGTTCGCGCGTCTTTTCAGCGGCGATCGCCTCGGCCTTTTCCTGAGCATCTTTATTGGCGGCGACGATCAGGTCTTCGAGGATCTCGACATCGTCTTCCTTGAAGAGCGAGGGATCGATCTTGAGGCCGACCATGAGGCCCTTGCCGTTGACGGTGACGGTGACGAGGCCGCCGCCGGCCTTGCCTTCGACGCGGATGTCGGCAATCTCCGACTGCATCTTCTCCATCTTCGCCTGCATTTCCTTCACTTTGCCCATCATGCCCATGATGTCGCGCATCGTCTTTGGTCCTTCTTCTCCAAGTCTCTGTTTGAGCGGCAGGATATGTCGTCATGGTCGTCAACCGCCTCAAGCCGAAGCGGTTCCGTCAACGTCCATCCTAGCCTTAGAATTCTATGTCGTCGCCCGGCAGAATATCGCCATCGATGGATTCGGCGACAGCCGGAGGAGCAGCAGTCTCCTCTTCGTCTTCCGCCTCAGGGGCACGCACCCGCACGTCGATAATCTTTGCACCGGGAAACTGCGCCAGGATCGCAGCGACATCCGGGTCCTGGCGTGCATCTGCGACACGCTGCTTCTGGGCATTCGCCTCGGCCTCGACCAACGTCGGCTGCCCTTCCTCGCGGCTGAGGCTGACGATCCAGTGGATGCCTGTCCATTCCTTCAGCTTGACGGCGAGCTCGTTCAGCAGCGTGCCGGGCGCGCCGGGGGCCAGGCTGACATCGAGCCTTCCCGGCTCCAGCTTGACCGGGCGCACGAAGGTCCGCACCAGCGCCTTCAGCTTCGGATCGCGCTTCTGGCTGGCGAGTTCGGCGATATCGGCCATCGAATTAACAGGCACGAGCGGCTTCGGCGCTTCCGCGGGTTTCGGTTCGATGCGGCCGACGGGTTGCGGATCCGGCTGCGTATTCGGCACGGAGCGCAGCATGGCGACCGGTGCGGAAGGCGTAGGTCTTGGCGCCGGCGTTTCGACCGCGCGGGCCATGGCGCTGCCCTGATAGGACACTGCTCCGCCCCCATTGCCGCCGCTCGGAGACGGCGAGGGGCGGGAGCCGCCATTCCCATCAGAAAATTCGGCCAGCCTGCGCGCCGCATCCTCCGGTGCCGGCAGATGAGCCGCATGCGCGAGCCGGATCAGCACCATTTCCGCAGCGCCGGCGGTGCGCGAGGCATTCTCCGTCTCGGCAATGCCCTTGAGCAGCATCTGCCAGATGCGGGAAAGTGCGGTTACCGCGACGCCTTGTGCGAATTCCGCCGCTTTCGTGCGCTCGACTTCGCTGAGCGACGGATCGTCGGCGGCATCGGGCACATATTTGAGGCGGGTCACGAGATGGGTGAAATCGGCAAGGTCGGTCAGCACGACGACAGGATTGGCGCCGGCCTCGTACTGGCTGTTGAATTCGGCAAGGGCTGCCGAGACATCGCCTTTGACGACATGGCCGAAGAGATCGACGATGCGGGCGCGGTCGGCAAGCCCGAGCATGGCGCGCACGGCATCCGCGGCAACGAAGCCGCTGCCATGGGCGATCGCTTGATCGAGCAGCGACAGGCCGTCGCGCGCCGAACCTTCGGCGGCGCGGGCGATCATGGCGAGCGCTTCCGGCTCGGCCTCGATACCTTCCTTGCCGGCAATGGTGGTGAAGAGCCCGACGAGATCGGAGGCGCTGATGCGGCGCAGGTCGAATCGCTGGCAGCGCGACAGCACCGTGATCGGCACCTTGCGGATTTCGGTGGTGGCGAAAATGAACTTCACATGCTCGGGCGGCTCTTCGAGCGTCTTCAAGAGCCCGTTGAAGGCGGCCGTCGACAGCATGTGCACTTCGTCGATGATATAGACCTTGTAGCGGGCCGAGACCGGCCGGTAGCGTACCTGCTCGATGATTTCCCGGATATCGTCGATACCGGTATGGGAGGCGGCGTCCATCTCGATGACGTCGACATGCCGGCCTTCCATGATCGCCTGGCAATGATCGCCGGGCTCGCGCAGGTCGATGGTGGGCCGATCGATGTCAGCCGTCTTGTAATTGAGCGCGCGGGCAAGAATGCGGGCGGTCGTGGTCTTGCCGACCCCGCGCACGCCGGTCAGCATATAGGCCTGGGCGATACGGCCGGTCTCGAAGGCGTTGGTCAGCGTTCGAACCATCGGCTCCTGGCCGACCATCAGGTCCGTGAAGTCCTTGGGTCTGTATTTGCGGGCCAGCACCCGGTAACCGGTGCCGGTCGAGGCGGCATCTTTTGCTTGTCGCTCGGTGTCGCTCATCGCCCTGCTTGTTGCCCGGTGCCTAGCTCATCGCCCGGCGAAAGCCGGGTCTTGCTTTCGGAGTGGTGGGAGGCTGGCACGAATGACCCGTGCCGGGCTCGTTAGGGCTGCTTCCTTCCGGACCTGACCCGGTTGGCGAGTGGCTCGTCCACCACCAACCTCCCGGATGCACATATCGGCAATATCGTCATCAAAAGCAAGCCAAGGTCAAAAAAAACTGCTAAACATTTGATAAAACAATGGAGGATGCCCCCTTGAAGGAGTTTACGCTCGACGACCGTCTGGCGAATGACAGCGTTTCCGTCGCCATCATCGGCCTGTGCGACGTCAGGCTGATGAAGGATAGCCGCTGGCCGTGGCTGGTGCTGATCCCCCGCAGGCCCGGCAAATCGGAGGTTTTCGAGCTGACCCCGCTCGACCGGATCCTGCTGACCTTCGAAACGGATAAGGTCGCAAGCGCCCTGAAGACGGTGACGAGTGCGACAAAAATCAATGTCGGGGCACTTGGAAATATCGTCCGTCAGCTGCATGTTCATGTCATCGCGCGGTTCGAAGGTGACGCCAACTGGCCGGGCCCCGTCTGGGGCTACGGCAAGGCGGAACCCTATTCGGACGAAGACATGAACAGCCTCATAGCTAAGTTGCGGGAAACGCTTTCACAATGAGCCATTCCATCTTTTCCTCGGATGCGCCGCATCCGGAAGCCAGCAGTCTCACCGCCTTTGCGGAAAACCAGCTCAACCGGGATGCCGAGCATCGCGACGAGGAATCGATCAAGCAGGCGCTCGCCAAGGAAGGCACGCACATCCTGGCCTTCGCTCAGGACCGGCTTGTCCTGAAGCATGACGGGCAGGTGCTGGATCCTCTTTTTGCCCGCTACGAGTTGAAGGATCTCGATCCGAATTGGGATGAGGCCGTTCTCCTCGGCTACCGCAAGACCGGTGAGCCCCGGCTTGCCGTGCCCGTGCGCGTCAATCCAGACGAGCTTGCCGGCCAGTACAAGCCGGCTGACATGCGCGCGCTCTGGCGCGATCTTCTGCTCGAAGGCGAAATCCTCGGCGAAGCCGCACAGGGCATGAGCCTCATCCGCTGGAATAGCGACAATCGCTTCTGCGGCCGCTGCGGCTCGGTCATGGAAAGCCGCATCGGTGGCTACAAGCGCGTCTGCACGGCCTGTGAACATATGATCTTCCCGCGCACCGATCCGGTCGTCATCATGCTCACGATCGACGAGGAACGGAATCGCTGCTTGCTTGGCCGCAGCCATCACTTCGCACCAGGCATGTATTCCTGTCTCGCCGGTTTCGTCGAGCCGGGCGAAACCATCGAGAATGCGGTGCGCCGCGAGACGCATGAGGAATCCGGTATTCAGATCGGCCGTGTGCGCTATCATGCTTCCCAGCCCTGGCCGATGCCGCATTCCCTCATGATCGGCTGCTACGCCGAGGCGAAGTCCACGGAAATCCACATGGACGAAGCCGAGCTCGAGGATTGCCGCTGGTTCACTCCGGAAGAGACGGTCGCCATGCTCGACCGCGTTTCGGCCTCCGGCAACACATCTCCACCCAAGGGCGCCATCGCCCATCGCCTGATGCGCGATTGGGTGGAATGGAAACGCTAGGTCTTGTTTTGTCATGGCCCGCTCCGAACGCTTGCTGACGCTGTTGCAGACGCTGCGACGCTATCGCCGACCGGTCAGCGGTGCCGTTCTGGCGGAGGAGACCGGCGTCAGCCTGCGCACGCTCTATCGCGATATCGCCAGCCTGCAGTCGCAGGGTGCGATGATCGAGGGCGAGCCGGGCATCGGCTATGTCCTGAAGCCCGGCTTCATGCTGCCGCCGATGATGTTTTCGCAGGATGAGATCGAGGCGCTGGTTCTGGGATCGCGATGGGTAGCGCGCGCTACCGACGCCCGCCTGGCGGCAGCCGGCGCCGACGCGCTTGCCAAGATCGCCGCCGTGCTGCCGGCCGACCTTCGCGATGAGGTCGACCAGGCGGCGGTGGTCGTTGCCACGCGCCGAGTCACCGAAGACAAGGCCGATCTTTCCCTCATGCGCAAGGCGATCCGCACGGAGCGCATGGTGCAGCTGACCTATGGCGATGTGAACGGCGCCATTTCCACCCGGCGTATCTGGCCCTTCGCGCTCGGTTATTTCGATAATGCCCGCATCATCATGGCCTGGTGCGAGCTGCGTCAGGATTTCCGCCATTTCCGCGCCGATCGCATCGTCGATTTCGCGGTGCTGGAGGCCCGCTATCCGCGCCGGCGTGTGGCGCTCGCCAGGGAATGGCATGCCCGTGAGGGCATGGTCCACAATTGATCCGGCAAAGCATGTCGCGCAAAAGTGTGCAGCGTTTCTGCGACAACGACATGCGTAAAATCGAAGACCTAAAGCGCAGGAGGCGAATCCTAGAGATCGCGACGCGCTTCAGTGTGATGCTACTGCCAGAAACTGTCAGTAGATGCGGCTATGATGGATCCATCCAATCAGGAAGGAGGACCGATCATGGCAGGCAACGTTTCCATCATTTCGCAACATGTGCATCGCGGTAGCGTCGAGGCGCTTAAAGGCAAGCATCAGTCATGGCCGGCTCGTCTCTCTGAGGTCGCGCTTGGCTATTTCACCCGCCGCTGGAATCGTCTCGATATCGAGGAGGCGCCGAGTTCCGTGATGCGGGATCTCGGTTTTCTCGATGGCCGCGCCCCTTACCGTGAGGAAGAGCGGATGCATTAGAATTGCGGGAAAATAACGAGGTAGGGCGGTTCGTGAAAAACTGAACCGCCCCAGAGCGTCCTGCGCGAAGTTCGCCGCGACTTTGCAATAACGACATCGGTAAAATCGAAATTAAAGCGTAAGACGTTGATCCCGAAGGCTGCAGCAGGCTTCGGAAATGCGGCTTCGCAAGCACTCATCATGACAGACCAAGCCATCTTCGGCGGGCTGAGCTCCGTCCGCCGGACTGCAGCCGCATGCCCTTAAATCCATCAAAACAAGAGGATTATTCAGATGACCAGCCCGAACCTCATCATCTTCTATGTCAAGGACCCTAGCGAAAGCACGCCGTTCTACCGCGACCTGTTCGGTCGCGAACCGGCCTTTGCATCGCCGAATTTCGTGGCCTTCTCGCTCGACAACGGCCT
The Rhizobium sp. 11515TR DNA segment above includes these coding regions:
- a CDS encoding HIT family protein, with amino-acid sequence MKEFTLDDRLANDSVSVAIIGLCDVRLMKDSRWPWLVLIPRRPGKSEVFELTPLDRILLTFETDKVASALKTVTSATKINVGALGNIVRQLHVHVIARFEGDANWPGPVWGYGKAEPYSDEDMNSLIAKLRETLSQ
- a CDS encoding helix-turn-helix transcriptional regulator, with the translated sequence MARSERLLTLLQTLRRYRRPVSGAVLAEETGVSLRTLYRDIASLQSQGAMIEGEPGIGYVLKPGFMLPPMMFSQDEIEALVLGSRWVARATDARLAAAGADALAKIAAVLPADLRDEVDQAAVVVATRRVTEDKADLSLMRKAIRTERMVQLTYGDVNGAISTRRIWPFALGYFDNARIIMAWCELRQDFRHFRADRIVDFAVLEARYPRRRVALAREWHAREGMVHN
- the nudC gene encoding NAD(+) diphosphatase; its protein translation is MSHSIFSSDAPHPEASSLTAFAENQLNRDAEHRDEESIKQALAKEGTHILAFAQDRLVLKHDGQVLDPLFARYELKDLDPNWDEAVLLGYRKTGEPRLAVPVRVNPDELAGQYKPADMRALWRDLLLEGEILGEAAQGMSLIRWNSDNRFCGRCGSVMESRIGGYKRVCTACEHMIFPRTDPVVIMLTIDEERNRCLLGRSHHFAPGMYSCLAGFVEPGETIENAVRRETHEESGIQIGRVRYHASQPWPMPHSLMIGCYAEAKSTEIHMDEAELEDCRWFTPEETVAMLDRVSASGNTSPPKGAIAHRLMRDWVEWKR